One genomic segment of Clostridium estertheticum subsp. estertheticum includes these proteins:
- a CDS encoding GntR family transcriptional regulator, which produces MKILISNISNIPLYQQIKDQLKDIIFKGEMSEGDALPSIRNFATDLKVSVLTIRRVYNELEQEGFITSQVGIGTFISAGNLELLRDSKRRIVEQKMQDLILAAKTLKISKGELNAMMDILYEED; this is translated from the coding sequence ATGAAGATCCTAATTTCTAATATATCTAATATACCCCTATACCAACAAATAAAAGATCAACTAAAAGATATTATTTTTAAAGGTGAGATGTCTGAGGGTGATGCGCTTCCATCTATCAGAAATTTTGCCACTGATTTGAAAGTAAGCGTTCTTACTATTCGTCGTGTATACAATGAATTAGAACAAGAGGGTTTTATTACAAGTCAGGTGGGCATTGGCACTTTTATTTCTGCTGGTAATTTAGAACTACTTCGGGACTCTAAACGGCGTATTGTTGAACAAAAAATGCAGGACTTAATTTTAGCAGCAAAGACGTTAAAAATTTCTAAAGGGGAATTAAACGCAATGATGGATATTCTATATGAGGAGGATTAA
- a CDS encoding class I SAM-dependent methyltransferase — translation MSNVQNIYDNEIFFEGYKKLRDNKINYNNIQEKPAMQSSLPDMVGKTVLDLGCGFGENCVNLLNRGAARVVGVDISEKMLSIAKVDNAFESIEYIHLDMNDISTIEEKFDIVYSSLAFHYVKSFSKLLRDINYLLKDNGLLIYSQEHPLTTAPKQGPVWTLDENKKPLFYNLSDYMESGERSVKWFIEGVIKYHRPFSEIINTLIETGFKIEKMLEPLPDEEALELIPNMKKDIHKPNFLLIRAVKMQ, via the coding sequence ATGTCTAATGTTCAAAATATATATGATAACGAAATTTTCTTTGAAGGATACAAGAAGCTTCGAGATAACAAAATTAATTACAATAATATTCAGGAAAAACCTGCAATGCAAAGTTCGCTCCCTGATATGGTCGGAAAAACTGTACTTGATTTAGGTTGTGGTTTTGGAGAGAACTGTGTTAATTTATTAAATAGGGGCGCTGCAAGGGTTGTAGGTGTTGATATCTCAGAAAAAATGCTATCAATTGCAAAAGTTGATAATGCCTTTGAAAGTATTGAATATATTCATCTTGATATGAATGATATAAGCACAATAGAGGAGAAGTTTGATATAGTTTATAGTTCCCTTGCTTTTCATTATGTTAAATCTTTTAGCAAATTACTTAGAGACATAAATTATTTACTAAAAGATAATGGCTTGCTTATTTATTCACAAGAGCATCCGCTTACCACAGCTCCAAAACAAGGGCCAGTATGGACATTAGATGAAAATAAAAAACCTTTGTTTTATAATCTTTCTGACTATATGGAAAGTGGTGAACGTAGTGTGAAATGGTTTATTGAAGGTGTAATAAAATATCATAGACCATTTTCTGAAATTATAAACACTCTAATTGAAACGGGCTTTAAAATTGAAAAAATGCTTGAACCATTACCAGACGAGGAAGCTTTAGAGCTTATACCCAACATGAAAAAAGATATCCATAAACCAAATTTTTTATTAATTAGAGCTGTAAAAATGCAATAA
- a CDS encoding GNAT family N-acetyltransferase — protein MEHIKINGKKYKFIIGTGEEDKFRISFNALTKKTFGFDFEQWYQYGYWKNQFLPYSLMDGNVVVSNVSVNIMDFEVFGKSKRYIQLGTVMTDVAYRNKGLSRVIMEKIIEEWKDKCDLLYLFANDSVLNFYPKFGFTTLNQCQCTKFISKHDKNGLVKKLDMTNKCDRALVYDKANVPSSLAKISMCGNAELIMFYCTLDMTDSVYYIQDYDAVIIANFEGDAIEILNVFCKEDILLDKMIDYLVDENIKREKLYFTPKETDSYLIKPIEGEGTLFALGEDTLLLANNQFMFPKLSHT, from the coding sequence ATGGAACATATAAAAATTAATGGTAAAAAGTATAAATTTATTATCGGAACTGGTGAAGAGGATAAATTTAGAATAAGTTTTAATGCTTTAACTAAGAAGACATTTGGATTTGATTTTGAACAGTGGTATCAATACGGATACTGGAAAAATCAATTTTTACCTTATTCACTCATGGATGGAAACGTTGTTGTTTCTAATGTGTCAGTAAACATAATGGACTTTGAGGTTTTTGGGAAATCAAAACGTTATATTCAATTAGGAACAGTGATGACTGATGTTGCTTATAGAAATAAGGGACTCAGTAGAGTAATCATGGAAAAGATCATTGAAGAATGGAAAGATAAATGTGATTTACTTTATTTATTTGCGAATGACTCAGTACTCAATTTTTACCCGAAATTTGGGTTTACAACATTAAACCAATGTCAGTGTACAAAATTTATAAGTAAACATGATAAAAATGGACTTGTAAAAAAATTAGATATGACTAATAAATGTGACAGAGCATTAGTGTATGATAAAGCAAATGTTCCTTCTTCATTAGCTAAAATTTCTATGTGTGGTAATGCGGAATTGATTATGTTTTATTGTACTTTGGATATGACTGACAGTGTTTATTATATTCAAGATTATGATGCAGTTATAATTGCAAATTTTGAGGGAGATGCAATAGAGATACTAAATGTCTTTTGCAAAGAAGATATTTTGTTAGATAAAATGATTGATTATTTGGTAGATGAAAACATAAAAAGGGAAAAACTTTATTTTACACCAAAAGAAACTGATTCTTATTTAATTAAGCCAATAGAAGGAGAGGGTACTTTATTTGCTCTAGGTGAAGATACACTGTTACTTGCGAATAATCAATTTATGTTTCCAAAGTTATCACACACTTAA
- a CDS encoding GNAT family N-acetyltransferase has product MEYKFIKTSFNENKAMFFKYFNSLSGIYDNFLESHILKSDLYSIYIDNNNKGYFAIYEDRLLTQFYVDISAMKYAQSIFKDILEQYHVKGAFVPTCDELLLSLSLDFHKKVNMQAYFFEENKNLMYEIKPPMYNRNLLRVATEIDTPAIKEQSDNFFDTFQYSSLQNKIYILEKNDEILGFGIIEDCNIFTEYKATGMFTVAKYRQKGVGRSIILHLRDICHENGFKPLTGCWYHNYNSKNTLESCGYISNTRLLNVEF; this is encoded by the coding sequence TTGGAGTATAAATTTATAAAAACTTCATTTAACGAAAATAAAGCTATGTTTTTTAAATATTTTAATAGTTTAAGTGGAATTTATGATAATTTCCTAGAATCTCATATTTTAAAATCAGATTTATATTCAATATATATTGATAATAATAACAAAGGATATTTTGCAATTTATGAAGACAGACTTCTTACACAATTTTATGTAGATATTAGTGCGATGAAATATGCTCAAAGTATTTTCAAAGATATATTAGAGCAATATCATGTTAAAGGTGCTTTCGTACCAACTTGCGATGAACTTTTATTATCCTTATCACTGGATTTTCATAAAAAAGTAAATATGCAGGCCTATTTTTTTGAAGAAAACAAAAATTTGATGTATGAAATAAAACCACCAATGTATAATAGGAATCTTTTAAGAGTAGCTACAGAAATAGATACACCTGCTATAAAAGAACAATCAGATAATTTTTTTGATACATTTCAATATAGTTCTTTACAAAATAAAATTTATATATTAGAAAAAAATGATGAAATTTTAGGCTTTGGTATAATAGAAGATTGCAATATTTTTACGGAGTATAAAGCTACGGGTATGTTTACAGTTGCAAAGTATCGCCAAAAGGGAGTTGGAAGAAGTATCATTTTGCATTTAAGGGATATTTGTCATGAAAATGGATTTAAGCCACTAACAGGATGCTGGTACCATAATTATAATTCTAAAAATACATTGGAAAGTTGCGGATATATTAGTAACACTAGACTTTTGAACGTTGAATTTTAG
- a CDS encoding ABC-2 transporter permease gives MLFHLVKKDFLLIKKYLLLMILIPIAIPILMMIQSSQLLGLSSFVMSVIFTVFMLYQYVLMAEMKYPKAETLLCATPYSRSLLVKARYVFLLLPFAYCSVAYNVLALLFSKIEYLTPSTYLIAMLISVILFGIYTPIQYKLGFEKTKYFFVLVIMGAPSLMVLLIKANIKLNFTGLSAMTIFVQYLISIVAIIAIIYISMNVSIKIYSKKELL, from the coding sequence ATGTTGTTTCATCTTGTTAAAAAAGACTTTTTACTTATAAAAAAATATTTGCTACTTATGATACTTATACCAATTGCCATACCAATTCTTATGATGATACAATCGTCCCAGCTTTTGGGTTTAAGTTCTTTTGTTATGTCAGTGATTTTTACGGTGTTTATGTTGTATCAATATGTTTTGATGGCAGAAATGAAATACCCTAAGGCGGAGACTTTGCTATGTGCTACGCCTTACTCTCGCAGTCTTCTTGTAAAAGCAAGATATGTGTTTCTATTGTTACCATTTGCTTATTGCTCTGTGGCATACAATGTACTAGCACTACTATTTTCCAAAATTGAATACCTTACACCATCCACTTACCTTATTGCTATGCTGATTTCAGTAATTCTATTTGGTATATATACACCCATACAATATAAATTAGGTTTTGAAAAAACAAAGTATTTCTTCGTCTTAGTGATTATGGGAGCCCCATCCTTAATGGTTTTATTAATAAAAGCCAATATTAAACTCAATTTTACAGGATTGTCTGCAATGACTATATTTGTTCAGTACCTGATATCGATTGTGGCTATAATTGCTATTATCTATATTTCTATGAATGTATCTATAAAAATTTACTCAAAGAAAGAATTGTTATAA
- the clpX gene encoding ATP-dependent Clp protease ATP-binding subunit ClpX, with amino-acid sequence MLNKRSIAIKPQQKEAVYGNITSEETRITITPKMIKGLLDQSIIGQEGAKIELSIELHNHMIRIATGIDLEKHNILLTGPTGTGKTLLAKKLSDIAQVPFVIGDATSLTEAGYVGDDIESMIYSLLVRAEGDIELAQKGIIFIDELDKIAKKGETMTITRDVSGEGVQQGLLKMVEGSIVRVPEGGGRKNPTSKMIEINTTNILFIAGGSFDGIETIVENRLKFSPNNRLKQFTKPGIVRKLGFNVTDNVESTVKNYEKDYEYTKYLRSNIIKKDLQEFGLIPELLGRFQVLSNLDPLSRDNLIEVLKLDTSVFEQYRRIFAYLGKNLEFNNNCFEAIADIAIEEKMGARGLVSIVSRVLRDLRYDAPSEDTKDYYVDKDYILSVYAKINKDLPIIADIEVKVESEVAGEVL; translated from the coding sequence ATGTTAAATAAACGTAGTATAGCAATAAAACCGCAGCAAAAAGAGGCAGTTTACGGAAATATAACATCAGAAGAAACAAGGATAACAATAACACCAAAAATGATAAAAGGACTATTAGATCAGTCTATAATAGGCCAAGAAGGGGCTAAAATAGAGTTATCTATAGAATTACATAATCATATGATAAGAATTGCAACTGGTATAGATTTAGAAAAGCATAATATATTACTAACTGGACCAACAGGTACTGGAAAAACTTTACTAGCCAAAAAATTATCAGATATTGCCCAAGTGCCATTTGTTATTGGTGATGCCACAAGTTTGACCGAGGCTGGATATGTTGGTGATGATATTGAGAGTATGATATACTCACTTTTAGTAAGGGCAGAGGGCGATATTGAACTTGCCCAGAAAGGAATTATATTTATTGATGAACTTGATAAGATAGCCAAAAAGGGTGAGACAATGACTATTACAAGAGATGTATCAGGTGAAGGAGTTCAGCAAGGTTTACTTAAGATGGTTGAGGGTAGTATTGTTAGAGTACCAGAAGGTGGAGGTCGTAAAAATCCCACAAGTAAAATGATTGAAATAAATACAACTAATATTTTATTTATTGCAGGTGGATCTTTTGATGGTATTGAAACTATTGTGGAAAATCGCCTTAAATTTAGTCCAAATAATAGGTTAAAGCAGTTTACTAAGCCAGGAATTGTAAGAAAATTAGGTTTTAATGTGACAGACAATGTAGAATCAACTGTAAAGAATTATGAAAAAGATTATGAATATACAAAGTATCTTAGATCAAACATAATAAAAAAAGATTTGCAAGAGTTTGGATTAATTCCAGAGTTACTTGGTAGATTTCAAGTATTATCAAATTTAGATCCATTATCAAGAGATAATCTTATTGAAGTACTTAAACTTGATACTAGCGTATTTGAACAGTATAGAAGGATATTTGCTTATTTGGGCAAAAATCTTGAGTTTAACAATAATTGTTTTGAAGCAATTGCAGATATTGCTATTGAAGAAAAGATGGGCGCTAGAGGATTAGTTAGTATTGTTTCAAGAGTTTTAAGGGATTTAAGATATGATGCACCTTCAGAAGACACTAAAGATTACTATGTAGACAAAGACTATATACTTAGTGTTTATGCTAAGATAAATAAAGATTTACCTATAATAGCTGATATAGAAGTTAAAGTAGAATCAGAAGTAGCAGGTGAGGTATTATAA